One Hydractinia symbiolongicarpus strain clone_291-10 chromosome 7, HSymV2.1, whole genome shotgun sequence genomic window, TTTCTCCATTGTCTTTTGTTTTGTCTtctgtttttgttgtgttttaattCTGAATGACACAGATTTTCTTTCCTCTCttttgttctgtattttatttttaatgaagctGAATCAGTGCTTTTTATCATTGATAATGGACcattcttctattttgttttttattttaacttttaatacaGCTGTTTCAAATGTATTAAACATTTTGTTTCAAGATTGAAGATTTCAAGATTACATCTGTATTTTTCAACACCAACTTGTTACATTGTTATCTACATAAATTCTGCTACAGCATCAagtaaaagaaagtatatttctaAGGCTTGCTGAATTGTACTTGGACGTCCATTTGGGTGTCCTTTCATTGCAAGGACTGTGTCTGCAAATTCAATAAACTCAGGCTCGTTGTCTGCAACAGCAATAGCAAATGTAGGATCGTTGAATTCGCTGATGTCACTAatgtcaacaaattttttttatgatttgctATTGTATAGCTCTGGTATAAAATGTAAGGTATCTGGACGTCCGCGTGGTAGGGTTGAACCTCTGCTCGGTGCAATGATATGTTGATTCCAGCGCACCGCCATATCATCTAAATCTTTTCGAATCAAGTGCATGAAACAAAAACGAGCGCATTGAGCAATCAATACATTGCCACCATCCAAATAGCCCATCCCAGAAAGCTCTGCAAAAAACTCTCTCCACCACATTGGTCTATCCTTGGCCAACTGCGACCAAAAACATTCAATCCTTTGATTGTTCGGAGAGGATCCCACGATGAAACTGCCGAGACCAGCATACTCATCCGTGTGATCAGCCCTCATGCATATCTGAATGGCCTCGATTATGCTGTTCTCGGTCCCGTCGTCGCTTCTTATTCTAGTAGGTAGTCTGTTCAACTGGGTTACAGCTTCTAAGAAATAGTTGGCAACAACTTCTGGTCGTTTATTTGTGGGTCCAACTTCGAGCCAAATTAATCGGCGGGAAAACCCGTCAATACAACCGTGTATACTGAAACCGTAGGGCTTCAGTTTGTCATGCCCGTCCAAGTGCCATAAAAAATCTGGCCCAGGTACGCTGTAGATTCGGCGCCTCAACCGTTTCTTTGCGCGACTTTCAACTCCTACTGGATCCAACTCTCTTAAAATTTCCATGACAGATGATCTTCTGGCTGGTATTCCGTTTGCCTTTATGGCCTTCCACAGCTTTCTGTAgcctaaaaaaagtaaacaactgTAATAACAGTTTTCACGCCTGGTAGAAAATGCTTGGGAACtagacattaaaaaatttaagtccTGTTCGTATACTCATGCTATAATACCTAGTGACTTTCCACTTCCAGTCAATTCACTTGAAATCGCTTGAATCACTTCCTCTCTGGACTCGTACTGACCAATGCGTCGTCTCAAGCCCATTtttcttaaacttcttttcaatGTTGACAAACTTATGTAAATACTGTGATGAATTGCAAGAAAAGATATTATTTCAAGATTTGTCATGTCTTGAGAGAAGTATTGCGATATCAAAGAATCACGATCACTGTTAACACTCACTGAAATGCATGGCAAGTGCGTTGGTATAGGCATTATGGCTTCGAGCTATGCTTTCGAAAGTCCATGCTGTTTccattaaaagagaaaaaaagcgcgaaagaaaattaattttaaagaccagatcgATGATATGTAGGCCTgcgatatttaaaatattttttcgtccaGTCTATATAAATTTTCTCGCAATATTTGGAAATTCTCGCGCATTGTTGAATATTCTCGCGCAGTGTACAAAAAAATTCTCGCATAGTTTATAAGCTCTCGCGCAGTGTAGTGGAAAATTCTCGCACATTTTAGAATTCTCGCGCAGTGTATAAAAAATTCTCGCACTGTGACCCTTGTGGGCCATCGTAGTAAGGTTATTCTCCTCCACAGGTCTCTCTTTATCTCCTTCTTCTGCTTAGCAATCAACTATTGGCTCAACTTTTCCCGCTCGTTTCACCTAGAATTCAAAGCTTCTGTGTTACGGCAGTGCAAgttcttttttgttatatatgaaATTCAAAAGCTACTATTGACATTTTGTCGACTATATTTGTACAAAAAACTGTTACCTTCACTCAATTCTTTTGCTGCTTCGATAACAGCAAACATTTTCGAAATGTCgtcatattttattattatatgacGAAATTGTCGCGTTTTcaggtaattttaaaaaatcactgTTCTACGACTTGTTAAAAATTAGAACTATGTCCACTTGAATGCTTCTCGTGCAGCTAGGGACAGCGCTATGTATTGTAGTAACGTGGAAAGTTGTAAGAGGTTCCATAACATAAGTCTTGCTTACACGAGGACTGTACGTTTTCTTCTAATGTTGTCAGGTGATAAAAATGTGTTTTGGATTTACCTTAGCAAAGACGTTTATAAAGGGCGGCCGCTGTCGTATGCTGTTCCATGATATATTAAAATTTCGCCCTGATAATACCTTTTCTATACACCCATATAAGAagtatgtttattttcttttgaaacTTCTTTCACTGCGTCAGTCATATGTCCTTTAAAGACATTCATACTTAATAAAGCATGGTGACAAATTAGAAAATCAGGGCGGCGGCGTTCTTTTCCACATAATGGATGATGATTTTCTTCAGGATTTTTAAAGATTCTTTTTCGTTACAGTAATGCTATGGGTTAGCAATGACAACGAAATCAGGTGAAAAGGTCATCGCGGGAATACTTTTCGTTGTTTTGCCCCCATATATGAGTTGGATTGTGAGAAAGTCACCGCTCAAAGTAATTGGAAATGTTGCTGTAGTTGATCCAGCGAGAGAAACGGTCTTGCTTCCTTTCTTTGAAAAAGTCTTGTTACAATTGGGAACAATTGTTGATGGTGTTTGATACAAATTAATAACAAGAGAGACtggaattttgttgtttttgatcTTTTTAACGATGGGGTATAAAAGTATGATTATTTAATTTCAATCTCCAGAACTTCTAGTATCGATACTGAAATCGCTTTTATAACCCATATGCTTGAGTACTCTTTTCGACTAAGATAAATCTTTAAAGTTAAAATGATTTAGGTTGAGTTCAAGATGATGTTTGATCAACGCCTTGTCTGTTGCAACAACTTCagcttttttgaaataaaaccaCCATGGGATCTTTAAGCCTAAAACAATCAGTGAGTACgattgaattattatttttggCATCTAGAGCTAGGCAGTTTTTTCAGCACCAAAACAAACATAAGATACTATTTTGATAAAGTATTAGAAAGCCTACAGTTTTGATTCCGAAATTTTACGGATTAACTTTGGCGAATGAGTGATTAAATCTATTTCGCGTAAAATAATCTTTCGCGTTTAACTTGTAAAGTGGATTTCAGGTGGGATAAACCTTCCCGATTTTTGGTTTCTGTGCAATTTTATTTTActaactatttttaattttgacgaACAAAACAGAATTTCATGACGAAGAATCGTTGaaattgacaacaaaaaaaactacattatttgcGACGTTTCGGGTGTTTcacacacccattttcaagAAATCAAAAACGTACAAAGTTCTCctaaatatatacaagtttaacaGTAACCAAAGTTACAGATTAAGTActaattgtataaatacaatggaGCAGATCTAATGTTGTTATTCAACTGGGGACTATCCCGCATTATGAACAAAATCTCTTTAATCTCTAGCAAATACCGGTTGTTACCCCTAGAGAGTATACTAAAATTGTCAAGAAATGATGTGGTGTGACAGGCTTTAAGATGATCTGTAATTGCCGTGCAATTAGATGAGGTTGGTTTCTTACCTGTTAAGGGAAACACTCCGAGGTGCTCGCTTGTCCGAACCATAAGATGACGTGACTTCTTATCTAAAAAGCGGCGTTGCAGCCACTGCACTTATATTTGCAAATGACGCCTGATAGTTTCCCTGTACTTTTGACTAACGGTACTTTCATGGAGTGTAGTTGATTTTCGCATAGTTGCCGTTTTTCCCAATAGCGAATCGATCAACATCGGAATATTTTGTGTGCTCTCCTCTTTTTACTGAAGACACCTCCTTAACTATCGTTTGGAGTGCCGATTGAAAATCAAGTATCATGCCTGGATGCTATCTTCAAATAACGacacacacaaaaataaaaggTTGTCTAAAGGTGGATTTTATTAGGTAGAAGTATCCAAATATGTTAAGGCCGAGGCAAACCAGTCTAAGATTTCATCTAACTCGCTTCTCCCATGTTGGATAAGATACAATTTTACGTTTGTGGGCACTTCTTTCATGCAACATTTGAACATTGGAAAGTTTGattgttcattcattcttttaaaataaactagCGGACGAGTACTTGTTGGTTGCTGAAAGAGCTTTTTGATTCAGACGACAAAAAGCCAACACGTGGTAAAACAAGAGAAAGTGGATAAAGATGAAAGAGtaaaatagatattttattAATATCGTAAAGGAATTGAGAATCGAAGACTCGGGAAAAGTTTAGAATGCCCTTAATTGCAAATGATGTTTTTTGGCGCATTCAAATTGTAATTACTACCACCAAACCAACCCAACATAAAAAATGACCCATTTCAATCAGAGACTTTCtttgatttgaaatttttgaatgaaattttCTGAAATTATTGGATGAAATGCTTGACAGCGACCAAACTTGATCCAACAACATggaacacattttttaaaattttcaaaaccttTAAAATGCGCAAACCATTTGTCTAACATTTTAGTTTGCTTCAGCCTTTATACagtagaaagaaaaaatagGACTATGAACACAATAGATCCTTTTAATTTTCTGCCGCTGTTTGTGGATTGCACGTGTTTCGAAGAACATTGGAACCAATACAGAATGAACTATTGATTTGCCTTCATGGATCTAGCAAAGATTGTGATCCGTTCAACATCAAAACATGCAAAGTTGGGAGTCAGGAAAGAATTGTGGGGCACTTGGCAAGGGAAATTTCCCTTGCAACAAAGTCATAACTCGATAAAGGTGCGACGGTTTCTGCGAAACTCACTTCAACACACTACAGAAAATTACCTTTGATTCAAaagggtggggggggggggtgaaaaTACCTTGTGTCGTGACAGCATTTATGCCATGGACAGTGAGGCATCATATCATGTTGGACCGATATAAAGGAATTGTCGAGTTTACtgtgaacaaaaacaaaatagagTAGATGGAGATGTTGTTGAGCCTAATGCGGGTGTgcctaataaaattaaaaaagaaaacgcaCAAGGCCATCCATCAAAAaccatcttaaaaaaaatatcgttatCTTTTGTATAAAATTTCCACGGATTTAGCgcaaatttaagttttttttgaaaatttcggaaaatgaagaaaattgcGCGGAATTTTAGTTTCGCGGATAAGGTCGATTTGGAAATTGCACGGAAACTAATCTTAGCGGATCAGGTGTGTTTAGACCTTTCGCGGTAACTTTTTTCCGCGTTTTTGGTAAAAACCCGCGAAACTTAATTCCCTTCAAGTTAGTACTTGTGGCATGACAATCAGTGAGTGCAG contains:
- the LOC130648854 gene encoding uncharacterized protein LOC130648854, with protein sequence MPIPTHLPCISVSVNSDRDSLISQYFSQDMTNLEIISFLAIHHSIYISLSTLKRSLRKMGLRRRIGQYESREEVIQAISSELTGSGKSLGYRKLWKAIKANGIPARRSSVMEILRELDPVGVESRAKKRLRRRIYSVPGPDFLWHLDGHDKLKPYGFSIHGCIDGFSRRLIWLEVGPTNKRPEVVANYFLEAVTQLNRLPTRIRSDDGTENSIIEAIQICMRADHTDEYAGLGSFIVGSSPNNQRIECFWSQLAKDRPMWWREFFAELSGMGYLDGGNVLIAQCARFCFMHLIRKDLDDMAVRWNQHIIAPSRGSTLPRGRPDTLHFIPELYNSKS